One genomic region from Magallana gigas chromosome 3, xbMagGiga1.1, whole genome shotgun sequence encodes:
- the LOC105338114 gene encoding coactosin-like protein, translated as MVVVNKEDIHPVYEEVRDDNNDTNWLVLKYTDTEITLDSQGTDYEEFKSKFQDDERAFGYVRLITGDEMSKRSKFALITWIGKNVKPLQKARVSTDKAFVKDVLRVFAIEVSVDDVSDITENKVREAVIKAGGANYGTGN; from the exons ATGGTTGTCGTGAATAAAGAAGATATTCATCCCGTGTATGAAGAAGTACGAGACGACAACAATGATACCAACTG GCTTGTCCTGAAGTATACGGATACGGAAATCACACTCGACTCACAGGGCACAGATTATGAAGAATTCAAATCCAAGTTTCAAG ACGATGAGCGCGCCTTTGGCTACGTTAGGCTAATAACGGGAGATGAAATGAGCAAACGTTCGAAATTCGCTTTAATCACTTGGATAGGCAAAAACGTGAAACCATTGCAAAAAGCTAGGGTATCAACCGACAAGGCATTCGTGAAAGATGTCTTAAGA GTTTTTGCGATCGAGGTTTCCGTCGATGACGTCTCAGATATTACTGAAAACAAAGTCCGTGAAGCTGTCATCAAAGCAGGTGGAGCGAACTACGGAACCGGAAACTAA
- the LOC105344542 gene encoding uncharacterized protein: protein MCINKCRSCQAIITQMLRSSLLETTQHRILIFNSQVYYGGQTIRVDLDQYGVLQLVSFRDLTGTMITASHPVSVFSGCDYDSSSAALQSQNPPDVFHHTEHVVDIGRLGRHFYFYSMEESEIIITASQDHSLIMININGVCENIELEAGDTIIDTVQMNLLITIDSNHPLVVSTGSDVSTCRYETPREQAISKTTLCVDFNGMVRYNLIVRSNCTNDFLVDGLPLEIGQYFSECFSYNNGSELCFLLSPFFHSPLGCFLIENTCGVFNGRLIFESGKEEIVGNDMNFIAPTCASIALSSNESCIEDTAYVCNAPATKNNTANNSTLNTISTTTSTSEATTTPTSEATTTSTSEATTTSTSEATMTSTSEATTTSTSKATTTSTSKATTSLTSATGVGVTGCMCGCTKAGPQNITKKLLDEIYERKNELQVDKTTLSSIKRGKISAPDPRPSARAVGGTVGVVCMTCVFGGIVLFDLPLYINLLKSAAKLIKPN from the exons ATGTGTATAAACAAGTGCAGGTCGTGTCAGGCAATAATAACACAGATGTTGAGGTCGTCCTTGCTGGAAACCACACAACACCGCATACTGATATTTAACTCCCAAGTTTACTATGGCGGACAGACTATTCGGGTGGATCTAGACCAATACGGCGTTCTCCAGCTGGTGAGTTTCCGGGACCTGACCGGGACGATGATCACGGCCAGTCATCCGGTCTCCGTGTTTTCCGGTTGTGATTACGACAGTTCATCAGCCGCTTTGCAATCGCAAAATCCACCCGACGTTTTCCATCACACTGAACACGTCGTCGACATAGGCCGCCTAGGCAGACATTTTTATTTCTACAGTATGGAAGAGAGCGAAATTATTATCACTGCGTCACAAGACCACTccttaataatgataaatattaatGGTGTTTGTGAAAACATCGAGCTTGAGGCGGGGGACACTATAATAGATACTGTACAGATGAACTTATTAATTACCATTGATTCCAATCACCCCCTTGTTGTGTCCACCGGAAGTGATGTCTCTACCTGCAGATACGAAACTCCTCGCGAACAGGCAATATCAAAAACCACTCTGTGTGTCGATTTCAATGGAATGGTCCGATATAATTTAATTGTAAGAAGTAACTGCACCAATGATTTCCTAGTTGATGGCCTTCCATTGGAAATTGGGCAGTACTTCTCTGAATGTTTCAGCTATAACAACGGTTCCGAGCTATGCTTCCTTCTGTCGCCCTTTTTCCACAGTCCCCTGGGCTGCTTTTTGATCGAAAACACATGCGGTGTTTTTAATGGTAGATTGATTTTTGAGTCTGGGAAGGAGGAAATTGTTGGAAACGATATGAATTTTATTGCCCCA ACATGTGCCAGCATAGCTTTATCCAGCAACGAAAGTTGTATCGAGGACACAGCCTACGTTTGCAATGCTCCGGCGACAAAAAATAATA CTGCAAACAACTCAACCTTAAATACCATCTCAACCACAACATCAACTAGCGAAGCAACCACAACACCAACTAGCGAAGCAACCACAACATCAACTAGCGAAGCAACCACGACATCAACTAGCGAAGCAACCATGACATCAACTAGCGAAGCAACCACGACATCAACTAGCAAAGCAACCACGACATCAACTAGCAAAGCAACCACATCATTAACTA gtgCGACTGGCGTAGGTGTGACTGGGTGTATGTGTGGCTGCACGAAGGCTGGTCCACAAAACATCACAAAGAAGCTCCTTGATGAAATCTACGAGAGGAAAAATGAACTGCAAGTGGACAAAACTACTTTATCTTCTATAAAACGGGGCAAGATCAGCGCCCCGGACCCCCGCCCGTCCGCCCGGGCTGTGGGAGGGACAGTAGGCGTAGTCTGTATGACGTGTGTGTTCGGTGGGATCGTTCTGTTTGACTTGCCGTTGTATATTAATCTTTTGAAATCTGCAGCAAAACTGATAAAACCAAACTAG